A stretch of DNA from Pirellulales bacterium:
AGTTCCGCCACGCCCGCACGGAAGGGAAGGTATAGCGCGGCGGGCGAGCCTTTGACAAGGAAATCTGACTAACCCGTCACGTCGTCGAGTTCCAAGGTTGGAGCATTCGTCCGGGATGTTGAGGGCACTTGTCTTTCCGGCCTCGGGCGCCGGACGTTGATTGCACCTGCATCGAGCGTGTTCTTAATGTGCGCGGCGTAGTGCTTTTGGATCATTTCGACGCTCGTGCGACAGTTTTTTGCAATCTGGTAGATATCGGCGCGCTCCATCAGACGCAGGCAGATGTAGGTGTGACGCAAGCTATAGAGCGTCCGTAGCCGACCGTCGCGATCATATTTGAGACCAAGTTCGTTCAGTATATTATTGAAAAGCTGACGGTGTGTCTTTGGAAAAACACGATCCGAGGATTGTGGTGCATTTCGTTTCCTGACCCGAAGATAAGGCCTAACAGCTCCGGCCGTGCTTTTGCAATAGCCGATCCCCGTCTTTCCACGAACCTCGATCTCCAAAATCGTCTCTTGGGTATCGGCATCCTGAACGACTTGTACGTCGCGATGCTCCAGTCGCTTGACTTCGTCAGGTCGTAAGCCGGTATTGGCCATTAAGAGCACGAGGTCATGTAGTTGTTCGCACTCCCACCGCCACATTTCCTTTTTGGGGTGCGCAGCACGCTCTCGTGTTGCCTCGTAGAGTTGTCGATATTCCTTGGGTGAGAACCACGCCCGATGCGACACTTTATGCGATGACTTGAATGGATGCGAGAAATCAGGAACATATTCTAGCCATTGGTGCCGCACTGCTGTCTTAAGCGTCTGACGTAGCGCAATCATCTCGATGGCGATGGTATTACGAGCTGGTGGCTTGCCCCGATAGCCGTTTTGGGCTCGGTGTATGCGGTACTCTTGCACAAGTCCGGGCGTAATTGCCGATACGACGACATTCCCAAAATAGGGGATTAGATGTCTAGCGAGTGTTTGCTCAATATGTTCAACCCACTTCGGGCTTCGTTCTCCGACAGTAAGAGCTCGGTATTCCGTTAGAAACTGTTTGGCAACGAACTCGAAGGTCTTCCCGCCCTTCAACTCGCCGACACGATCTTTGCCCTTGAGAGTGAGATACCAGTCTTCTGCAAACGCCGTCGCGAGCGCTGGATTCTCTTGTTTTGTGGACTCGCGCCACGACCGACCACCTAGATGCGTATAGCACTGCCAGAAGCGGCTGTTTGGCCGTTTATAGAGATGGAGTCGTCCTCCCATCAATTCCATTCTGTCCATGATCCTCCCGTGGTGCGCGATAGTGTGCAATGAATGTGCAACCGTAGCGCGACACGAATTTGGCGTCAACGACAAACTTAAGTCATTGTTCTGAATGCATTCTATTGATGTCTCGTTTTTGGATGCGCAAGGTTTAGGTCCTGGTTGGCGCTAAACCAACCGCTTGAATTCTCTACGACAAGATGCGCCTACCGTTAGAGTGTGCAAGAAAGTGTGCACACTCAC
This window harbors:
- a CDS encoding phage integrase SAM-like domain-containing protein, with product MDRMELMGGRLHLYKRPNSRFWQCYTHLGGRSWRESTKQENPALATAFAEDWYLTLKGKDRVGELKGGKTFEFVAKQFLTEYRALTVGERSPKWVEHIEQTLARHLIPYFGNVVVSAITPGLVQEYRIHRAQNGYRGKPPARNTIAIEMIALRQTLKTAVRHQWLEYVPDFSHPFKSSHKVSHRAWFSPKEYRQLYEATRERAAHPKKEMWRWECEQLHDLVLLMANTGLRPDEVKRLEHRDVQVVQDADTQETILEIEVRGKTGIGYCKSTAGAVRPYLRVRKRNAPQSSDRVFPKTHRQLFNNILNELGLKYDRDGRLRTLYSLRHTYICLRLMERADIYQIAKNCRTSVEMIQKHYAAHIKNTLDAGAINVRRPRPERQVPSTSRTNAPTLELDDVTG